The Methanobrevibacter sp. TMH8 sequence ATCTTTAACTATATTATTTAATATTTATTCTAAAATTATTTGTTCTAAAATTAACTTAATATTTTCTAAAAATTTAACTTAAATTATAATCTAATAAATCTAAAATTATTTGTTCTAAAATTAACTTAATATTTTCTAAAAATTTAACTTAAATTATAATCTAATAAATCTAAAATTATTTGTTCTAAAATTAACTTAATATTTTCTAAAAATGTAAATTAAATTATAATCTAATAAATAATAACAATGAAAATATGTTCTAGAATATATTTATAGAATATTGTTCTAGAATAATTAATCTATATATTTTAAATATTTTAGTTTTCAAACACTAAGGAAAATATTATTATAACTACCAACATAATATTATACTCGAAATAAAACAAAAAAAGGATGGGAAAATTCAAATGAGCGAAAAAAGCGATTTACTGGTTATTGGCCACACAGCTATCGATTACATAATGACAGTGGAAGAATTTCCAAACCCTAATTCATCCACTCCGATTAACACGTTGAAAGTATTCCATGGAGGAGCAGGAGCTAATGTTGCAATGGTAGCAGCTAATTTAGGTCTTAAAACTTCAATTATCTCAGCTATTGGAAAAAAATTCATAAATTCAGATTACCACAATCAAATGAATAAAGTTAAAATTAATACTGACTCTATGATCATATCTGAAGATGAAGATACTCCCACTGCATTTGGTATGACAAATAATAATAAAGACCAAATATTTTATTTTTATTGGGGAGCTGGAAAAGAATTTGCAAAATCAGAGCCTCCTAAATCAACTATCCAATCATGTGAAGCAGTTCATTTAGCTACAGGAGATCCAGTTTTTAATCAAAGAAGTAGTGTTGTAGCTAAAGAAAATGAAAGAATTGTTTCTTTTGATCCAGGTCAAGATCTAAATATGTATGATGGAGAAAAACTTAAAAAAGTTATAAAAAATTGTACTATTCTCTTTGGAAATCATCATGAAATAGAAAGAATGGAAAAGCTATTGAATTTTGATATAAATGAATTAAGAGAATTTGGTCCAGATATTATTGTTAAAACCTGTGGTAAAGACGGAAGTACAATCTACACAGAAAAAGAAAAGATAAAAGTTGATTCTATTTATCGTCCAGCTATTGACCCAACAGGAGCAGGAGATTCTTATAGAGCAGGTTTCTTACATAATTATATAAATGGAAAAGACCTTGAAGACTGTGCTAAATTCGCATCAGCTGTTTCATCATTTATAGTAGAAAAACAAGGTTGCCAAACAAACATACCGAAATATGAAGAAGCAATTAATAGAATGAATGAATTCTATGAAAAATAAATTTATATTTTTATAAATTGATAATTTTATAAATGAATAAATTAATAAATTTATAAATTTTTTATATTAATTTTATAATTATATAATTATATTTTTATATTTTTATATAATATTTTATATTATATTTTATATTTAATTAATTTTAAAGACATTAATATTGATAATACTGTTTATATTATTTTATATATTTTATATTTAATTGATTGTTAAGGTGTTAATTATGGCTAATACCACTGTTGCTTCTCATAAAAATGCAGGACTCTTTGATTCTAAAATTCGTAAATTATTTCAAAATCCACAAAAGATATTGAGTCCTTATATTGATAAAGGAATGACAGTTCTTGATTTAGGTTGTGGTCCTGGATTCTTTACTGTAGAAATGGCAAAATTAGTAGGTCAAAATGGAAAAGTAGTTGGAGCAGACCTACAAAAAGAAATGCTATACAATGTGAAAAGAAAAATACAAGGAACTGATCTTGAAAATATAATAGAACTGCATAATACTCAAAAGGACAGTATTGGATTATCAGATAAATTTGATTTTACCCTAGTTTTTTACATGTTACATGAAGTACCTGATCAAAATAAAACTTTAAAAGAATTACACGACTT is a genomic window containing:
- a CDS encoding carbohydrate kinase family protein, yielding MSEKSDLLVIGHTAIDYIMTVEEFPNPNSSTPINTLKVFHGGAGANVAMVAANLGLKTSIISAIGKKFINSDYHNQMNKVKINTDSMIISEDEDTPTAFGMTNNNKDQIFYFYWGAGKEFAKSEPPKSTIQSCEAVHLATGDPVFNQRSSVVAKENERIVSFDPGQDLNMYDGEKLKKVIKNCTILFGNHHEIERMEKLLNFDINELREFGPDIIVKTCGKDGSTIYTEKEKIKVDSIYRPAIDPTGAGDSYRAGFLHNYINGKDLEDCAKFASAVSSFIVEKQGCQTNIPKYEEAINRMNEFYEK
- a CDS encoding class I SAM-dependent methyltransferase codes for the protein MANTTVASHKNAGLFDSKIRKLFQNPQKILSPYIDKGMTVLDLGCGPGFFTVEMAKLVGQNGKVVGADLQKEMLYNVKRKIQGTDLENIIELHNTQKDSIGLSDKFDFTLVFYMLHEVPDQNKTLKELHDLLDDQGKILIVEPKGHVSKRDFGNSIELMKQYFKVFKGPKVFYSQSVILEKK